From a single Lytechinus pictus isolate F3 Inbred unplaced genomic scaffold, Lp3.0 scaffold_19, whole genome shotgun sequence genomic region:
- the LOC129259914 gene encoding cytochrome P450 2J4-like, which yields MFGLSLSVSSALLGALMFLVVIWFVRRPRNLPPGPWSLPIIGYQFGSSLIHEAYMELSKKYGPTFCLRRGHILVVILNDKDTIRRALLKSPEFFSHRYVPGYVKWGIPETNKNASVVWSNGKPWEDQRRFSLHALRSVGFGKKSLVPQINLEARYLAEEIKSLRGKPTDLTSTLSKATANVISQLVFGRRYEYDDAQYLGVLQAMEDVFSISEADPVVVFEFLIHTPWYKKYRDAYSTAREFIMSQLNMHRDTFQEDNIRDYVDAFLADDISKEYTLEEFWRIVFDLFAAGTETTSLVTSWAILYLASHPEVQRKVQMELDRVVGRGRQPTTEDRQYLPYCDATLMEVMRIRPVFPVIFRLAPTNFTFEGFSYPKGTFIVANIWAVHHDPKVWSDPHVFNPDRFLTSEDQKMKQNEAFMLFGLGRRECLGIQLARMEAFLLFTNLFQQFEFKLPSDEPIPSLQGQAGMSMPPQAYQICATER from the exons ATGTTTGGGTTATCACTATCAGTATCCTCTGCCTTGCTTGGAGCTTTGATGTTCCTAGTTGTCATCTGGTTTGTAAGACGTCCTAGAAACCTTCCTCCGGGACCATGGTCTTTGCCAATCATAGGATACCAGTTCGGCTCAAGCCTAATCCACGAAGCTTATATGGAGTTGTCTAAGAAGTACGGTCCAACATTCTGCTTACGAAGGGGTCATATTCTTGTCGTTATATTGAATGACAAAGACACCATCAGACGGGCACTGCTAAAATCGCCAGAATTCTTCTCTCATCGTTACGTACCTGGATATGTTAAATGGGGTATTCCCGAAACTAATAAGAACG cTTCTGTTGTTTGGAGTAATGGCAAACCTTGGGAAGATCAACGTAGATTCTCTCTACATGCCCTTCGATCCGTTGGCTTTGGTAAGAAGAGCTTAGTGCCTCAGATCAACCTGGAAGCTCGTTACCTTGCTGAGGAAATCAAGAGTCTTCGAGGTAAACCAACAGATCTCACGTCAACATTGAGCAAAGCAACAGCAAACGTTATTTCCCAACTAGTCTTTGGTAGGCGATATGAATACGACGATGCGCAATACCTTGGGGTGTTACAAGCAATGGAAGATGTCTTCAGTATCTCTGAAGCTGATCCTGTTGTGGTCTTTGAGTTCCTCATTCATACTCCATGGTATAAGAAATATCGCGATGCCTATTCCACGGCGAGAGAATTCATTATGTCCCAGCTCAACATGCATCGAGATACATTTCAGGAAGATAACATCCGTGACTATGTCGACGCATTCTTAGCTGATGATATCTCCAAGGAATACACGTTGGAAGAGTTCTGGAGAATTGTGTTTGACTTGTTTGCTGCCGGCACAGAAACCACATCACTTGTTACTTCATGGGCCATTCTCTACTTAGCTTCACACCCAGAAGTGCAAAGAAAG GTGCAAATGGAGTTGGATAGAGTTGTAGGGCGTGGTCGACAACCCACAACAGAGGATCGTCAATATCTACCGTACTGTGATGCTACCTTGATGGAAGTGATGCGTATCAGGCCGGTTTTTCCTGTCATATTTCGTTTGGCTCCTACTAATTTTACATTTGAAGGGTTCTCTTATCCCAAGGGTACCTTCATCGTCGCGAACATATGGGCTGTTCATCATGATCCTAAAGTATGGTCTGACCCTCATGTTTTCAACCCAGATCGATTCCTAACTTCAGaagaccaaaaaatgaaacagaatgaGGCATTTATGCTATTTGGATTGG GTCGTCGTGAATGTCTGGGTATTCAGCTGGCTAGAATGGAGGCATTTCTTTTGTTCACCAATCTTTTCCAGCAGTTTGAATTCAAGCTTCCATCAGATGAACCTATCCCTAGTCTTCAAGGTCAGGCTGGGATGTCAATGCCTCCTCAAGCCTATCAAATATGCGCTACCGAGCGCTGA